The proteins below come from a single Sphingomonas carotinifaciens genomic window:
- a CDS encoding ligase-associated DNA damage response exonuclease, with the protein MAKLGDWIEPHPHGIYVRPADAWVDPSEPVPRALVTHGHADHARGGHQTVWATPETLAIMACRYGPQNGMPVAYGETIRLGEVEVGYVPAGHVLGSAQIVLDYRGERVVVSGDYKRRLDPTCAPFEPVSCDVFVTEATFALPVFRHPDTGDEIDKLIARLHANPDRCVVVGAYALGKAQRVIAELRARGHRQPIYIHGALARLCDLYVEHGIDLGELLPVADTPKAAMAGHVVVCPPGALNDRWSRRLPDPITAMASGWMRIRQRARQKNIELPLILSDHADWDELTDTLTEIAPKEVWVTHGREEALVHWCMTRQIKARALALVGFEDEDD; encoded by the coding sequence CGCACCCCCACGGCATCTATGTGCGGCCCGCGGACGCATGGGTGGACCCCTCCGAACCGGTGCCGCGCGCGCTGGTGACGCATGGCCATGCCGACCATGCGCGCGGCGGGCACCAGACGGTGTGGGCGACGCCGGAAACGCTGGCGATCATGGCCTGTCGGTACGGGCCGCAGAACGGCATGCCCGTCGCCTATGGCGAAACGATCCGGCTGGGCGAGGTGGAGGTGGGCTATGTGCCCGCCGGTCATGTGCTGGGATCAGCGCAGATCGTGCTCGACTATCGTGGCGAACGGGTGGTGGTGTCGGGCGACTACAAGCGTCGCCTGGATCCCACCTGCGCCCCGTTCGAGCCAGTGTCCTGCGACGTCTTCGTGACCGAGGCGACGTTCGCGCTGCCCGTCTTCCGCCATCCCGATACCGGCGACGAGATCGACAAGCTGATCGCGCGGCTGCACGCGAACCCCGATCGCTGCGTCGTTGTCGGCGCCTATGCGCTCGGCAAGGCACAGCGCGTGATCGCCGAACTGCGCGCCCGCGGCCATCGCCAGCCCATCTACATTCACGGCGCGCTGGCGCGTCTGTGCGACCTCTATGTGGAGCATGGCATTGATCTTGGGGAATTATTGCCGGTCGCCGACACGCCAAAGGCGGCCATGGCCGGACACGTCGTCGTCTGCCCCCCCGGCGCCCTAAACGACCGCTGGTCCAGACGCCTCCCCGACCCCATCACCGCCATGGCCAGCGGCTGGATGCGCATCCGCCAACGCGCCCGGCAAAAGAACATCGAGCTCCCCCTTATCCTGTCCGATCACGCCGACTGGGACGAACTGACCGACACCCTGACCGAGATCGCGCCAAAGGAAGTCTGGGTGACCCATGGTCGGGAGGAGGCGTTGGTTCACTGGTGCATGACCCGCCAGATCAAGGCCCGGGCGCTGGCGCTGGTAGGGTTTGAGGATGAGGATGATTGA